One window of the Conexibacter sp. SYSU D00693 genome contains the following:
- a CDS encoding ATP-dependent DNA helicase, whose translation MPDASRGLTREQARAAEHRGGPLLLLGPAGSGKTATLVARFAHLVEVRGVAPESVLLVCLGGPQADATRTDVELALGDRPFEELPVLGVHDACARILHDEALEAGLDPFTVTATHADRLAMLLDRLDELTLRAHDFRGSPAAMLGGVLARIDRLKEEGITAADVGRWAAALPDDDPRAVREREFAALHAAHDAMLAQAGALDLGDLVLRTEALLRGRPHVRARVAARWRHVLVDELQDLTPAQCRVVALLAAEHGDLLAAADPDQAVLRPQGAPRSNLRTLADRFGGLEELRLPGSLRCPPAVARAAATVVAGPDAVDGGGPPQDASAVAFWRCANERAQAQAVAAQVERLVRDGADPARIGVLVRSVRHEGRAVAVALDERAVPHRLVGAAALFAQAEVRDVLAWLRLLGDPNDAGAAVRALARPPVELRSADIARCVQIARRRKLDMVSALAAATESPQIDPAARERILGFLKLHRSFAAGLDTERPDLFVHRLVDRLGLRRRQLFAAQADVVERLVALAKLGELAERYARRDPQATPRDLGRWLAAVAEAGGHEDEEGTEDGVRAQAVQVLSMGAAKGRELDHVFVLGLQASRMPGARRRLVEPVPDELLSAEAREAGTHGAHVAAMRRLLHVAMTRARRTLTLTYAERSDSGAPQPPSPFCEEARGALGLAWEAREEELFGPDEALHATFGRLRDELLGSVRSVGARLGELRLDTDLDVAHGVTRYLELLKLSALMARPDGQSVADALPGINAAILQAATATQREVLQTSPLDELLLASEQDAAVRAAAVAAREEPSLEPFLPRRGDGLALSASDIDTYRTCPLKYKFARVFRIPQEPTTNQRFGIVVHQVLERYHQSGGRTVDELLGLLDAAWRRGGFTGGSDEEVQLRVKADDALRRYHQRSLADDGEPLWFEKAFQFKLGPHVLRGRVDRVDRLPDGSYELIDYKTGRPRTKAALREDVQLALYAVAAREAWDIERSVQSYLYVLDDEKVPLPADEVDQDWITDTVLEVADGILGQGFEPTPSYAACSMCDFRIACPAAER comes from the coding sequence GTGCCCGATGCGTCCCGCGGACTCACGCGCGAGCAGGCGCGTGCCGCGGAGCACCGCGGCGGCCCGCTGCTCCTCCTCGGTCCCGCCGGCTCGGGCAAGACGGCGACCCTGGTCGCGCGCTTCGCCCACCTGGTCGAGGTGCGCGGGGTCGCGCCCGAGTCGGTCCTCCTGGTCTGCCTCGGCGGTCCGCAGGCCGACGCGACGCGCACCGACGTCGAGCTCGCGCTCGGCGACCGGCCCTTCGAGGAGCTGCCGGTGCTCGGGGTGCACGACGCCTGCGCGCGGATCCTCCACGACGAGGCCCTCGAGGCGGGCCTGGACCCGTTCACCGTCACGGCCACGCACGCCGACCGCCTGGCGATGCTCCTCGACCGCCTCGACGAGCTGACGCTGCGCGCGCACGACTTCCGCGGCTCGCCGGCGGCCATGCTCGGCGGCGTCCTCGCGCGGATCGACCGGCTCAAGGAGGAGGGCATCACCGCGGCCGACGTCGGACGCTGGGCGGCGGCGCTGCCCGACGACGACCCGCGGGCGGTGCGCGAGCGCGAGTTCGCGGCGCTGCACGCCGCGCACGACGCGATGCTGGCCCAGGCTGGGGCGCTGGACCTCGGCGACCTCGTGCTGCGCACGGAGGCGCTCCTGCGCGGGCGCCCGCACGTGCGCGCGCGGGTGGCGGCCCGCTGGCGCCACGTCCTGGTCGACGAGCTGCAGGACCTCACGCCGGCGCAGTGCCGCGTCGTCGCGCTGCTGGCCGCCGAGCACGGCGACCTCCTCGCCGCGGCCGACCCCGACCAGGCCGTCCTGCGCCCCCAGGGGGCCCCGCGGTCCAACCTGCGCACGCTGGCCGACCGCTTCGGCGGGTTGGAGGAGCTGCGGCTGCCGGGGTCGCTGCGGTGCCCGCCCGCGGTAGCGCGGGCGGCGGCGACGGTCGTCGCCGGCCCGGACGCCGTCGACGGCGGAGGTCCGCCGCAGGACGCGAGCGCCGTGGCGTTCTGGCGCTGCGCGAACGAGCGCGCGCAGGCGCAGGCCGTGGCGGCGCAGGTCGAGCGGCTCGTGCGCGACGGCGCCGACCCGGCGCGCATCGGCGTCCTCGTGCGCAGCGTCCGCCACGAGGGGCGTGCCGTGGCGGTCGCCCTCGACGAGCGCGCGGTGCCCCACCGGCTCGTCGGCGCGGCCGCGCTGTTCGCCCAGGCCGAGGTCCGCGACGTGCTGGCGTGGCTGCGCCTCCTCGGCGACCCCAACGACGCCGGCGCCGCGGTCCGCGCCCTCGCACGGCCCCCGGTCGAGCTGCGCTCCGCGGACATCGCGCGCTGCGTGCAGATCGCGCGGCGGCGCAAGCTCGACATGGTCAGCGCCCTCGCGGCCGCGACCGAGTCGCCGCAGATCGACCCCGCCGCGCGCGAGCGGATCCTCGGCTTCCTCAAGCTCCACCGGTCCTTCGCGGCCGGCCTCGACACCGAGCGGCCCGACCTCTTCGTGCACCGGCTCGTCGACCGCCTCGGGCTGCGCCGGCGCCAGCTGTTCGCCGCCCAGGCCGACGTCGTCGAGCGGCTCGTCGCGCTGGCCAAGCTCGGCGAGCTGGCCGAGCGCTACGCGCGGCGCGACCCGCAGGCCACGCCACGCGACCTGGGCCGCTGGCTCGCCGCGGTCGCCGAGGCCGGCGGGCACGAGGACGAGGAGGGCACCGAGGACGGCGTGCGCGCGCAGGCGGTCCAGGTGCTGTCGATGGGCGCGGCGAAGGGCCGCGAGCTCGACCACGTCTTCGTCCTCGGCCTCCAGGCGTCGCGGATGCCGGGGGCCCGGCGGCGGCTGGTCGAGCCCGTGCCCGACGAGCTGCTGAGCGCCGAGGCCCGCGAGGCGGGCACGCACGGCGCGCACGTCGCCGCCATGCGCCGGCTGCTGCACGTCGCGATGACCCGCGCGCGCAGGACGTTGACGCTGACCTACGCCGAGCGCTCGGACAGCGGCGCGCCCCAACCGCCGTCGCCGTTCTGCGAGGAGGCGCGCGGGGCGCTCGGCCTGGCGTGGGAGGCGCGCGAGGAGGAGCTCTTCGGCCCCGACGAGGCGCTGCACGCGACCTTCGGGCGGCTGCGCGACGAGCTGCTCGGCTCGGTGCGCTCGGTCGGTGCCCGCCTGGGCGAGCTGCGCCTGGACACCGACCTCGACGTCGCCCACGGCGTCACCCGCTACCTCGAGCTGCTCAAGCTCAGCGCGCTCATGGCGCGTCCCGACGGCCAGTCGGTCGCCGACGCCCTGCCGGGCATCAACGCGGCGATCCTCCAGGCGGCGACGGCCACGCAGCGCGAGGTCCTGCAGACCTCGCCGCTGGACGAGCTGCTGCTGGCCTCCGAGCAGGACGCCGCCGTGCGCGCCGCGGCGGTCGCCGCGCGCGAGGAGCCGTCGCTCGAGCCGTTCCTGCCCCGCCGCGGCGACGGCCTCGCGCTCTCGGCGTCCGACATCGACACGTACCGGACGTGCCCGCTGAAGTACAAGTTCGCGCGGGTCTTCCGGATCCCGCAGGAGCCGACGACCAACCAGCGCTTCGGGATCGTCGTCCACCAGGTCCTCGAGCGCTACCACCAGTCCGGCGGGCGCACGGTGGACGAGCTGCTCGGGCTGCTCGACGCGGCCTGGCGGCGCGGCGGGTTCACCGGCGGCTCGGACGAGGAGGTCCAGCTGCGCGTGAAGGCCGACGACGCCCTGCGCCGCTACCACCAGCGCTCGCTCGCCGACGACGGCGAGCCGCTCTGGTTCGAGAAGGCGTTCCAGTTCAAGCTCGGCCCGCACGTCCTGCGCGGCCGCGTCGACCGCGTCGACCGCCTCCCCGACGGCTCCTACGAGCTCATCGACTACAAGACCGGACGCCCCCGCACGAAGGCCGCCCTGCGCGAGGACGTCCAGCTCGCGCTGTACGCCGTGGCCGCCCGCGAGGCGTGGGACATCGAGCGCTCCGTGCAGTCCTACCTCTACGTCCTCGACGACGAGAAGGTCCCGCTGCCCGCCGACGAGGTCGACCAGGACTGGATCACCGACACGGTCCTCGAGGTCGCCGACGGGATCCTCGGCCAGGGCTTCGAGCCCACGCCCTCCTACGCCGCCTGCTCCATGTGCGACTTCCGCATCGCCTGTCCGGCGGCCGAGCGCTAG
- a CDS encoding NAD(P)H-binding protein, whose product MLLLTGATGLVGSALLSRLVAAGTPVRCLVRDPRRLGADRVRVQIALGDLADPPSFRNALRGVTTVVHLAAAARDQPRGSIEELNGIATWRMVQAAERAGVQRFVFLSALGASAHNRTRFHRAKALAEEAVRSSSLRHDVLAPSVVYTPGDPYSTLIGRVAAVAPFVPISGNGRARFQPVWADDVADCVHAVLRDGDGDGSRRLELAGPETLSHAEIVRTILRGAGRSRPLLRVPVPISSRVLQAGEALLRSRALASWDEVELLEVSMTTPTGTRDAEALGVRPQRMAAVLGVG is encoded by the coding sequence ATGCTGCTCCTCACCGGCGCCACGGGCCTCGTCGGCTCGGCGCTCCTGAGCCGCCTCGTCGCTGCGGGGACCCCGGTGCGCTGCCTCGTCCGCGACCCCCGGCGCCTGGGGGCCGACCGGGTGCGCGTGCAGATCGCCCTCGGCGACCTCGCCGACCCGCCGTCCTTCCGCAACGCGCTGCGCGGCGTCACGACCGTGGTGCACCTCGCGGCCGCCGCGCGCGACCAGCCGCGCGGGTCGATCGAGGAGCTCAACGGCATCGCGACCTGGCGGATGGTCCAGGCCGCCGAGCGCGCCGGCGTGCAGCGCTTCGTGTTCCTCAGCGCGCTGGGCGCCAGCGCGCACAACCGCACCCGCTTCCACCGCGCCAAGGCGCTGGCGGAGGAGGCCGTCCGGTCGTCGTCGCTGCGCCACGACGTCCTCGCGCCGTCGGTCGTCTACACCCCCGGCGACCCGTACTCGACGCTCATCGGCCGCGTCGCGGCGGTCGCCCCGTTCGTGCCGATCAGCGGCAACGGCCGCGCGCGCTTCCAGCCCGTCTGGGCCGACGACGTCGCCGACTGCGTCCACGCCGTCCTGCGCGACGGCGACGGCGACGGCTCCCGCCGCCTCGAGCTCGCGGGTCCCGAGACGCTGAGCCACGCCGAGATCGTCCGGACGATCCTGCGCGGCGCCGGCCGCTCGCGCCCGCTCCTGCGCGTGCCGGTCCCGATCTCCTCCCGGGTGCTCCAGGCCGGCGAGGCGCTGCTGCGCTCGCGCGCGCTGGCCTCGTGGGACGAGGTCGAGCTGCTCGAGGTGTCGATGACGACGCCGACCGGGACCCGGGACGCCGAGGCGCTCGGGGTCCGGCCCCAGCGGATGGCGGCGGTGCTGGGGGTGGGGTGA
- a CDS encoding zinc-dependent metalloprotease — translation MIDWGLARTVALTAAGGDGLRELPPVDLVGVADDALPRIRARARLEDGDVPPFEWVGRAAWVDANLAAMEAVLGPVLEAAPPPPAAVRAAAGVVLGAEVGALLGLLGRRVLGQYDLRLDAADLTPPRLLLVGPNLLEAADGLEVDRAALVRWVAVHELTHAVQFGGAPWLRGWLAERVSSLVSTVELKPDPRALLRLDVLGLVERVREHGPAGLLLGTTRGAALDELQAAMSLVEGHAEWVMDTVGEELLGDVGPLRDALEERRDARPVLLRVLDSLLGFDLKLRQYRQGRAFCDAVVEQAGEAALATAWSGPEALPRPAELADAGAWLARTA, via the coding sequence GTGATCGACTGGGGGCTCGCCCGCACCGTCGCCCTCACCGCCGCGGGCGGCGACGGCCTGCGCGAGCTGCCCCCGGTCGACCTCGTCGGCGTGGCCGACGACGCACTGCCGCGCATCCGCGCCCGCGCGCGGCTCGAGGACGGCGACGTGCCGCCCTTCGAGTGGGTCGGTCGCGCCGCCTGGGTGGACGCGAACCTCGCGGCCATGGAGGCGGTCCTCGGGCCCGTGCTCGAGGCGGCGCCCCCGCCGCCGGCCGCGGTGCGCGCCGCCGCGGGCGTCGTCCTCGGCGCGGAGGTCGGCGCGCTGCTCGGCCTGCTCGGCCGCCGCGTCCTGGGCCAGTACGACCTGCGCCTGGACGCCGCGGACCTGACGCCGCCGCGGCTGCTGCTCGTCGGCCCCAACCTCCTCGAGGCCGCCGACGGCCTGGAGGTCGATCGTGCCGCGCTGGTGCGCTGGGTCGCCGTCCACGAGCTCACGCACGCCGTGCAGTTCGGCGGCGCGCCGTGGCTGCGCGGCTGGCTGGCCGAGCGCGTCAGCTCGCTCGTCTCGACCGTCGAGCTCAAGCCCGACCCGCGGGCCCTGCTGCGCCTCGACGTCCTCGGCCTGGTCGAGCGCGTGCGCGAGCACGGACCGGCGGGGCTGCTGCTGGGGACGACGCGCGGCGCCGCGCTCGACGAGCTGCAGGCGGCGATGAGCCTCGTCGAGGGCCACGCCGAGTGGGTGATGGACACGGTGGGCGAGGAGCTGCTGGGTGACGTCGGCCCGCTGCGCGACGCCCTGGAGGAGCGCCGCGACGCGCGGCCGGTCCTGCTGCGCGTCCTCGACTCGCTGCTGGGCTTCGACCTCAAGCTGCGCCAGTACCGTCAGGGTCGCGCGTTCTGCGACGCGGTGGTCGAGCAGGCCGGCGAGGCCGCCCTCGCGACCGCGTGGAGCGGCCCCGAGGCCCTGCCGCGACCGGCCGAGCTGGCCGACGCGGGCGCCTGGCTCGCGCGCACCGCCTGA
- a CDS encoding beta-class carbonic anhydrase, whose amino-acid sequence MSEQGQHLPIEPRLHMAVVACMDSRLDVFKVLGLNPGDAHVLRNAGGVVTDDMIRSLAISQRLLKTEEIVLVHHTDCGMLKLSEDTFREELRQETGFKPTWAVEAFVDLEDDVRHSMNRIQASPFLLHKDKVTGYIFDVDTLELRRVEPAA is encoded by the coding sequence ATCTCCGAGCAGGGGCAGCACCTCCCGATCGAGCCGCGGCTGCACATGGCAGTCGTGGCGTGCATGGACTCGCGCCTGGACGTGTTCAAGGTCCTGGGCCTGAACCCCGGCGACGCGCACGTCCTGCGCAACGCCGGCGGCGTGGTCACCGACGACATGATCCGCTCGCTGGCCATCTCGCAGCGCCTCCTCAAGACCGAGGAGATCGTGCTCGTGCACCACACCGACTGCGGGATGCTCAAGCTCTCCGAGGACACGTTCCGCGAGGAGCTGCGTCAGGAGACGGGCTTCAAGCCCACCTGGGCGGTGGAGGCCTTCGTCGACCTCGAGGACGACGTGCGGCACTCCATGAACCGCATCCAGGCCAGCCCGTTCCTCCTGCACAAGGACAAGGTCACGGGCTACATCTTCGACGTGGACACGCTGGAGCTGCGGCGGGTCGAGCCCGCCGCCTAG
- a CDS encoding amidase, translated as MEELLTRPVDELARLVRSGEVRARELVQASLDRIEAVDGQIGAFVDVLGDKALAAADEVQPGDPRPLAGVPVAIKNNRALAGERLTLCADFMGDFVAPYDHNVVRRLKEAGAIVVGTTRLPEWGIAPTTETRRFGQTHNPYDLSRTPGGSSGGSGAAVAAGMVPFAHANDGGGSTRIPAACNGLVGLKPQRGRISQAPEVGHQFLVQDGVLTRTVAETALCLDLLAGYEVGDMAWAPPPAEPFSTAAAREPGRLRIAVSTRTPLPDTPVHPSSEQAVRDAAALLESLGHEVVEADPPWRQDGLLHKFTALFGPAVCTQIALASMLAGREPAEEDMEPMSWAIWQLCKSIDATSALGAEYQLHGFARAFLTWLADFDVLLTPALAEPPVELGLLDPEGPDPMGVFARGGRFTPYTAIFNVTGSPAISVPLFEHDGLPLAVQLAGQPAQEGALLALAAQLEAAQPWADRRPAL; from the coding sequence GTGGAGGAGCTGCTCACCCGGCCCGTCGACGAGCTCGCCCGGCTCGTGCGCAGCGGGGAGGTCCGCGCGCGCGAGCTCGTGCAGGCGTCGCTGGATCGCATCGAGGCCGTCGACGGCCAGATCGGCGCGTTCGTCGACGTCCTCGGCGACAAGGCGCTGGCCGCCGCCGACGAGGTCCAGCCGGGCGACCCCCGCCCCCTGGCGGGCGTCCCCGTGGCGATCAAGAACAACCGCGCGCTGGCGGGCGAGCGGCTCACCCTCTGCGCGGACTTCATGGGCGACTTCGTGGCGCCCTACGACCACAACGTCGTGCGCCGGCTCAAGGAGGCGGGGGCCATCGTCGTCGGGACCACGCGGCTGCCCGAGTGGGGCATCGCGCCGACGACGGAGACGCGGCGCTTCGGCCAGACCCACAACCCGTACGACCTCTCGCGCACCCCCGGCGGGTCCAGCGGCGGCTCCGGCGCGGCGGTGGCCGCGGGCATGGTCCCGTTCGCCCACGCCAACGACGGCGGCGGCTCGACGCGCATCCCGGCGGCGTGCAACGGCCTCGTGGGCCTCAAGCCCCAGCGCGGGCGGATCTCGCAGGCGCCGGAGGTCGGCCACCAGTTCCTCGTGCAGGACGGCGTGCTCACGCGCACCGTCGCGGAGACCGCGCTCTGCCTCGACCTGCTCGCCGGCTACGAGGTCGGCGACATGGCGTGGGCGCCGCCGCCGGCGGAGCCCTTCTCGACCGCCGCGGCCCGCGAGCCCGGCCGGCTGCGCATCGCGGTCTCGACGCGCACGCCGCTGCCCGACACGCCCGTGCACCCGTCCTCGGAGCAGGCGGTCCGCGACGCCGCGGCGCTGCTCGAGTCGCTGGGCCACGAGGTCGTGGAGGCCGATCCGCCGTGGCGCCAGGACGGGCTCCTGCACAAGTTCACGGCGCTCTTCGGCCCGGCGGTCTGCACCCAGATCGCCCTCGCCTCCATGCTCGCCGGCCGCGAGCCGGCCGAGGAGGACATGGAGCCGATGAGCTGGGCGATCTGGCAGCTGTGCAAGTCGATCGACGCGACGAGCGCGCTGGGGGCCGAGTACCAGCTGCATGGCTTCGCGCGCGCGTTCCTGACCTGGCTGGCGGACTTCGACGTCCTGCTCACCCCGGCGCTCGCCGAGCCGCCGGTCGAGCTCGGCCTCCTGGATCCCGAGGGCCCCGACCCGATGGGCGTCTTCGCCCGCGGTGGGCGGTTCACCCCGTACACGGCGATCTTCAACGTCACCGGCTCGCCGGCGATCTCCGTGCCGCTGTTCGAGCACGACGGCCTGCCCCTCGCCGTCCAGCTCGCGGGCCAGCCGGCGCAGGAGGGCGCGCTCCTCGCGCTCGCGGCGCAGCTCGAGGCCGCCCAGCCCTGGGCCGACCGCCGCCCCGCCCTGTAG
- a CDS encoding ferredoxin family protein — protein MAYVITEPCVGTKDNSCVEVCPVDCIHPTPDEPDYDQVEMLHIDPDECIDCDACVEACPVDACFAEDQVPDEWQSFVARNAEYFKAK, from the coding sequence ATGGCCTACGTCATCACCGAGCCCTGCGTCGGCACCAAGGACAACTCGTGCGTCGAGGTCTGCCCGGTCGACTGCATCCACCCCACCCCGGACGAGCCGGACTACGACCAGGTCGAGATGCTCCACATCGACCCGGATGAGTGCATCGACTGCGACGCGTGCGTCGAGGCGTGCCCCGTGGACGCGTGCTTCGCCGAGGACCAGGTCCCGGACGAGTGGCAGAGCTTCGTGGCGCGCAACGCCGAGTACTTCAAGGCGAAGTAG
- a CDS encoding inositol monophosphatase family protein yields the protein MESAHPALAHDWLAACRAAGEGLKEVMRQHPTTGDRLVETGETGGGGDRTLVIDQLAEDHVFSELERLHDAGARFTAVSEERGRVDFGDDGVLVVVDPIDGSMNAKRGLTHHALSIAVADGPTMADVAFAYVLDLGPEEEWTARRGAGAFLDGVRLHPPPERRNEEGKLELVAVESADPRWLARSSEGLQQATHRLRAIGAMAISLSQVAATRVDGMCSLWRCRAVDVAAAQLVVRESGGCVQFVGAPSALDAPLDLEPHFPVVGARTPEALEQLAAVVA from the coding sequence ATGGAGAGCGCTCATCCGGCCCTGGCCCACGACTGGCTCGCCGCCTGCCGGGCCGCGGGGGAGGGGCTCAAGGAGGTCATGCGCCAGCACCCGACCACGGGCGACCGGCTGGTCGAGACGGGCGAGACCGGCGGCGGGGGCGACCGGACCCTGGTCATCGACCAGCTCGCCGAGGACCACGTCTTCTCCGAGCTCGAGCGCCTCCACGACGCCGGGGCGCGCTTCACGGCGGTCAGCGAGGAGCGCGGCCGCGTGGACTTCGGCGACGACGGCGTGCTCGTGGTCGTCGACCCGATCGACGGCTCGATGAACGCCAAGCGCGGCCTGACCCACCACGCGCTGTCCATCGCCGTCGCGGACGGGCCGACGATGGCCGACGTCGCGTTCGCCTACGTCCTGGACCTCGGGCCGGAGGAGGAGTGGACCGCGCGGCGCGGCGCGGGGGCCTTCCTCGACGGCGTGCGCCTCCACCCGCCGCCCGAGCGCCGCAACGAGGAGGGCAAGCTCGAGCTGGTGGCCGTCGAGTCGGCCGACCCGCGCTGGCTGGCGCGCAGCTCCGAGGGGCTGCAGCAGGCGACGCACCGGCTGCGCGCGATCGGCGCCATGGCGATCTCGCTGTCGCAGGTCGCCGCCACCCGCGTCGACGGCATGTGCTCGCTGTGGCGCTGTCGCGCGGTCGACGTCGCCGCCGCGCAGCTCGTTGTCCGCGAGAGCGGCGGCTGCGTGCAGTTCGTCGGCGCGCCGTCCGCGCTCGACGCGCCGCTGGACCTCGAACCGCACTTCCCCGTCGTCGGCGCGCGGACGCCCGAGGCGCTCGAGCAGCTGGCCGCCGTGGTCGCGTGA
- a CDS encoding Mrp/NBP35 family ATP-binding protein, whose translation MPTREEVLEALKAVIDPELRQDIVTLGMVRSVEVGADRVDVVVSLTTAGCPIRSHFQTAVVNAVKGLGVAQVGVSFDVLDASEKQALQRKLGRGQLPEGALAQVQHVVCVGSGKGGVGKSTVTANLATALAAEGKKVGVLDADVWGYSIPRMLGLGGQRPPVSSTRKIIPLEAHGVKVMSIGFFVEEDAAVVWRGPMLHKALTQFLEDVDWGELDVLLVDLPPGTGDVSMTLSQLLPDARFLLVTTPQPTAQRVARRAAEMAHKVSLEIAGVVENMSGFVTPSGERFQIFGEGGGQELADELDAPLLGKVPLTMPLREQADIGTPLTIQDPDDPAAQALRHTARGLLAALPFDLPILAISQVEPVAAGPAPTGMSLPMAG comes from the coding sequence ATGCCCACCCGTGAGGAAGTCCTCGAGGCCCTGAAGGCCGTCATCGACCCCGAGCTGCGCCAGGACATCGTGACCCTGGGCATGGTCCGTTCGGTGGAGGTCGGCGCCGACCGCGTCGATGTCGTGGTGTCGCTCACCACGGCCGGCTGCCCCATCCGCAGCCACTTCCAGACGGCGGTCGTCAACGCCGTCAAGGGCCTGGGCGTCGCCCAGGTGGGCGTGAGCTTCGACGTCCTGGACGCGAGCGAGAAGCAGGCGCTGCAGCGCAAGCTCGGTCGCGGCCAGCTGCCCGAGGGCGCGCTGGCCCAGGTGCAGCACGTCGTCTGCGTCGGCTCGGGCAAGGGCGGCGTCGGCAAGTCGACCGTCACGGCCAACCTCGCCACCGCGCTCGCGGCCGAGGGCAAGAAGGTCGGCGTCCTGGACGCCGACGTCTGGGGCTACTCGATCCCGCGGATGCTCGGCCTCGGCGGCCAGCGCCCGCCGGTGTCCTCGACGCGCAAGATCATCCCGCTCGAGGCCCACGGCGTGAAGGTCATGTCCATCGGCTTCTTCGTCGAGGAGGACGCGGCCGTCGTCTGGCGCGGCCCGATGCTCCACAAGGCGCTCACCCAGTTCCTCGAGGACGTCGACTGGGGCGAGCTCGACGTGCTCCTCGTCGACCTGCCGCCCGGCACCGGCGACGTGTCGATGACGCTGAGCCAGCTGCTGCCCGACGCGCGCTTCCTGCTCGTCACCACGCCGCAGCCGACCGCCCAGCGCGTCGCGCGCCGGGCCGCCGAGATGGCCCACAAGGTCTCGCTCGAGATCGCGGGCGTCGTCGAGAACATGAGCGGCTTCGTCACCCCGTCGGGCGAGCGCTTCCAGATCTTCGGCGAGGGCGGCGGGCAGGAGCTCGCCGACGAGCTCGACGCCCCGCTGCTGGGCAAGGTCCCGCTGACCATGCCGCTGCGCGAGCAGGCCGACATCGGGACGCCGCTGACGATCCAGGACCCGGACGACCCCGCCGCCCAGGCGCTGCGCCACACGGCGCGCGGCCTGCTCGCGGCGCTGCCGTTCGACCTGCCGATCCTGGCGATCAGCCAGGTGGAGCCGGTCGCCGCAGGCCCTGCCCCCACGGGCATGAGCCTGCCGATGGCCGGCTAG
- a CDS encoding CDP-archaeol synthase, with amino-acid sequence MDGILVLLVVLGAPILHAPVLRFDLLTALKAPLDGGATWRGRRLFGANKTWRGALCMLLGCLGATLLLEAVWPAWWDALPDDLQDAGPALVGTLVGLGVVVGELPNSFAKRQLDIAPGTQQRSARGLFFTVLDQGDLVLGIWVALLPVYVMPLWVLAVAFAVVSGVHLLINVIGYAIGARTAPI; translated from the coding sequence GTGGACGGCATCCTCGTCCTGCTCGTCGTCCTCGGCGCGCCGATCCTCCACGCCCCGGTCCTGCGCTTCGACCTCCTCACGGCCCTGAAGGCACCGCTCGACGGGGGCGCGACCTGGCGGGGCCGGCGCCTCTTCGGCGCCAACAAGACCTGGCGCGGCGCCCTGTGCATGCTCCTCGGCTGCCTCGGCGCGACGCTGCTGCTCGAGGCGGTGTGGCCGGCGTGGTGGGACGCGCTCCCGGACGACCTGCAGGACGCCGGGCCCGCGCTCGTCGGCACGCTCGTCGGCCTCGGCGTCGTCGTCGGCGAGCTGCCGAACTCGTTCGCCAAGCGCCAGCTCGACATCGCCCCCGGCACTCAGCAGCGCTCCGCGCGCGGGCTGTTCTTCACCGTGCTGGACCAGGGCGACCTCGTGCTCGGGATCTGGGTCGCGCTGCTCCCCGTCTACGTCATGCCCCTGTGGGTCCTGGCGGTGGCGTTCGCGGTGGTGAGCGGCGTGCACCTGCTCATCAACGTCATCGGCTACGCGATCGGGGCGCGGACGGCGCCGATCTAG